A section of the Sedimentisphaera cyanobacteriorum genome encodes:
- a CDS encoding GH92 family glycosyl hydrolase, with the protein MKFKNLILILITAAISSVLFADDMKHQPLDYVNPLVGSDSAFEFSNGNTYPAIALPWGMNFWTPVTNTDQLNGWCYNYDDYKICGFKQTHQPSPWISDYARFALMPVVGELKVRTEERASWFSHKAETVKPHYYKAYLADYDVTAEITPSQRAAQFRFTFPESDKSYVLLDAFNQGSYVKILPEKRMIIGYCRNNSGGVPDNFHNYFAAVFDKDFEEVSTWSDWKIKKGSSEKKGEHVGAAVRFKTGKGEKVNVKVASSFISLKQAKLNLKREIGNETFSQTRSKAKDIWNKQLNRIRVNGGTEKQYGNFYTALYRTLLFPRKFYEFNEDGKMVHYSPYNGKVLPGYMFTDNGFWDTFRAVFPFFTVMYPELNADIMKGLVNTYKQSGWLPEWASPGHRDCMVGSNSASIIANTYLSGIRGYDIETLYEAILKNSENQHPKLSSVGRLGVDYYNEKGYIPCDVGVNESIARTLEYSYADYTVWKLAEALDKPEEHIKRFRKRAQYYRNVFDKSTNFMRGKKEDGKWQSPFVPEKWGGVFTEGSAWHYTWSVFQDPKGLMNLMGGKKAFAEKLDSVFTTPPKYDASYYGFPIHEIIEMTVVDMGQYAHGNQPIQHMIYLYNYAGQPWKAQKWVREVMDRLYQPRPDGLCGDEDNGQTSAWYVFSALGFYPVCPGSGEFVIGSPIFKEAEMKLENGNIFTVEAEENSKDNIYIQSARLNGRPYSKTYLNYEDIQKGGTISFDMDDEPNKDWGNAPSDAPYSMSEELE; encoded by the coding sequence ATGAAATTTAAAAATTTAATCCTAATATTAATTACAGCAGCAATTTCATCAGTTTTATTTGCAGATGATATGAAACATCAGCCTCTTGATTATGTAAATCCATTGGTTGGTTCGGATTCGGCCTTCGAATTTTCCAACGGCAACACTTATCCTGCTATAGCTCTTCCCTGGGGCATGAATTTCTGGACGCCGGTAACGAATACTGATCAGCTCAACGGCTGGTGCTACAACTACGACGACTATAAGATTTGCGGATTCAAGCAGACCCATCAGCCCAGTCCTTGGATCAGCGACTACGCCCGTTTTGCCCTTATGCCGGTAGTCGGCGAGCTAAAAGTTCGAACGGAAGAGCGCGCGAGCTGGTTTTCTCATAAGGCCGAGACGGTAAAGCCGCACTACTACAAGGCCTATCTGGCCGATTACGATGTAACCGCAGAGATCACACCTTCCCAAAGGGCTGCTCAGTTTCGCTTTACATTCCCCGAATCAGATAAATCCTACGTACTGCTGGATGCCTTCAATCAGGGCTCATACGTAAAGATCCTGCCCGAGAAGCGAATGATCATAGGCTACTGCCGCAACAACAGCGGCGGCGTACCTGATAACTTCCATAACTATTTCGCTGCAGTTTTCGACAAGGATTTTGAAGAAGTTTCCACCTGGAGCGACTGGAAAATCAAAAAGGGCAGCAGTGAGAAGAAGGGCGAACATGTCGGAGCGGCTGTCAGATTCAAAACCGGCAAGGGCGAGAAGGTGAACGTTAAAGTGGCCTCTTCGTTTATCAGCCTTAAGCAGGCAAAGCTGAATCTCAAACGAGAGATAGGCAATGAAACCTTCTCGCAAACCCGCTCAAAAGCAAAGGATATATGGAATAAGCAGTTAAACAGAATCAGGGTAAATGGCGGAACTGAAAAACAGTACGGCAATTTCTACACAGCGCTTTACCGCACTCTGCTTTTCCCGAGGAAGTTCTACGAATTCAATGAAGACGGCAAGATGGTTCATTACAGCCCATACAACGGCAAGGTGCTCCCGGGATATATGTTCACAGACAACGGTTTCTGGGATACATTCCGCGCAGTCTTCCCGTTCTTCACTGTGATGTACCCCGAGCTGAATGCCGATATTATGAAGGGCCTTGTAAACACCTACAAGCAGAGCGGCTGGCTTCCGGAATGGGCAAGCCCGGGACACAGAGACTGCATGGTGGGCTCTAATTCTGCTTCGATAATCGCTAATACCTACCTCAGCGGAATAAGGGGCTACGACATTGAAACTCTCTACGAAGCTATTCTGAAAAATTCCGAAAATCAGCACCCGAAGCTCTCTTCGGTAGGCAGGCTCGGCGTTGACTATTACAACGAAAAGGGTTATATTCCCTGCGATGTAGGTGTAAATGAGAGCATTGCCCGCACGCTTGAATACAGCTATGCCGATTATACTGTCTGGAAGCTTGCAGAGGCTCTGGATAAACCAGAAGAGCATATTAAGCGTTTCCGTAAGAGAGCCCAATACTACAGAAACGTTTTTGATAAAAGCACGAATTTTATGAGAGGCAAAAAAGAAGACGGCAAATGGCAGTCTCCATTCGTTCCTGAGAAATGGGGCGGGGTTTTCACTGAAGGCTCAGCATGGCATTACACGTGGTCTGTTTTTCAGGATCCAAAGGGGCTTATGAATCTGATGGGCGGCAAGAAAGCGTTCGCAGAAAAGCTTGATTCTGTTTTTACAACGCCGCCGAAATACGACGCTTCTTATTACGGCTTCCCGATACACGAGATCATAGAGATGACCGTTGTTGATATGGGTCAGTACGCCCACGGGAATCAGCCAATCCAGCATATGATATACCTCTACAACTATGCCGGCCAGCCATGGAAGGCGCAGAAATGGGTCAGGGAGGTTATGGACAGGCTCTACCAGCCACGCCCGGACGGCCTTTGCGGCGATGAGGATAACGGCCAGACCTCAGCGTGGTATGTATTCTCAGCCCTTGGATTTTATCCGGTATGTCCGGGTTCAGGGGAGTTTGTGATAGGAAGTCCGATTTTCAAGGAGGCTGAAATGAAGCTTGAAAACGGGAATATCTTTACCGTTGAGGCCGAAGAGAACAGCAAAGATAATATATATATTCAATCTGCCCGTTTGAACGGCAGACCGTATTCAAAGACTTACCTGAATTACGAAGACATCCAGAAGGGCGGAACAATATCTTTCGATATGGATGATGAGCCGAACAAAGACTGGGGCAATGCCCCTTCCGATGCCCCTTACTCAATGTCTGAAGAGTTGGAGTAA